A window of Prolixibacter sp. SD074 contains these coding sequences:
- the hisF gene encoding imidazole glycerol phosphate synthase subunit HisF, with the protein MLAKRIIPCLDIKDGQTVKGINFVNIQNVGDPVELGALYAEQGADELVFLDITATHEGRKTFVDLVRRIAREINIPFTVGGGISELKDADKLLGAGADKISINSSAVRNPSLIDNLAKNFGNQFVVVAIDARKTPSHWAVTVNGGRIETDKELFSWAKEAESRGAGEILFTSMDHDGTKNGFANEELAQLSESLSIPIIASGGAGNMEHFVDVFTKGKADAGLAASIFHFREIAIPDLKNYLRQQGIVVR; encoded by the coding sequence ATGCTTGCAAAACGAATCATACCCTGCCTCGATATTAAAGACGGACAAACCGTTAAAGGCATCAACTTTGTCAACATCCAAAACGTGGGTGACCCGGTTGAACTGGGAGCATTGTACGCCGAACAGGGGGCCGACGAGTTGGTTTTCCTGGACATCACCGCCACGCACGAAGGCCGGAAGACTTTTGTCGATTTGGTCAGACGAATTGCCCGCGAAATTAATATCCCCTTCACGGTAGGTGGCGGAATCAGCGAACTGAAAGATGCTGACAAGTTGCTGGGCGCCGGCGCCGATAAAATTTCTATCAATTCATCAGCTGTGCGAAATCCTTCGTTGATTGATAATTTAGCAAAGAATTTTGGAAACCAGTTTGTTGTCGTAGCCATCGATGCACGTAAAACACCAAGCCACTGGGCGGTGACAGTCAACGGCGGCCGTATTGAAACCGACAAGGAGCTTTTTAGCTGGGCCAAAGAAGCGGAAAGCCGGGGTGCCGGTGAGATTCTTTTCACATCGATGGACCATGACGGTACCAAAAACGGATTTGCCAACGAAGAACTGGCTCAATTATCCGAAAGTTTGTCCATCCCGATCATTGCATCGGGAGGTGCCGGAAACATGGAGCATTTCGTTGATGTGTTTACCAAAGGAAAAGCCGATGCCGGACTGGCAGCCAGTATTTTTCACTTCCGTGAAATTGCGATTCCGGATCTGAAAAACTATTTACGTCAACAAGGAATTGTTGTCCGGTAA
- the hisA gene encoding 1-(5-phosphoribosyl)-5-[(5-phosphoribosylamino)methylideneamino]imidazole-4-carboxamide isomerase, protein MIEIIPAIDIIDGKCVRLNQGDYAQKKVYNENPLEVARSFEDAGLRRLHLVDLDGAKASHIVNHKILESISTNTSLTIDFGGGLKSDEDLRIAFESGAAMITGGSIAVKSPDVFQSWLEKFGSGRIILGADAHNRKIAVSGWLETTDTDIIEFISLWQEKGVTQVISTDISRDGMLSGPAAELYRDILAQIPELYLIASGGISSMQDILDLDAANIPAVITGKAIYENRISLEEIGRYYAKNS, encoded by the coding sequence ATGATTGAAATTATTCCGGCAATTGATATTATCGATGGAAAATGTGTCCGCCTGAACCAGGGCGACTATGCACAGAAGAAGGTTTACAACGAAAATCCGCTGGAAGTGGCCCGTTCGTTTGAAGATGCCGGATTGAGACGGCTTCACCTGGTTGATTTGGACGGTGCCAAAGCCAGCCATATTGTTAATCACAAAATACTGGAAAGTATTTCGACTAACACATCGTTGACAATTGACTTTGGCGGCGGACTGAAATCGGATGAAGACTTACGCATTGCGTTTGAATCTGGCGCTGCGATGATTACCGGTGGAAGTATTGCCGTTAAATCGCCTGATGTATTTCAATCGTGGTTGGAGAAATTTGGCAGCGGGCGCATTATTCTGGGCGCCGATGCGCACAACCGTAAAATCGCCGTTTCGGGCTGGCTGGAAACCACCGATACCGACATCATTGAATTTATTTCCCTTTGGCAGGAAAAAGGCGTGACACAGGTTATCAGCACCGACATCAGCCGCGACGGTATGTTATCGGGACCGGCCGCCGAACTTTACCGTGACATTCTGGCCCAGATTCCGGAACTATATTTGATTGCCAGTGGCGGCATCAGCTCCATGCAGGACATTCTTGACCTGGATGCAGCAAATATTCCGGCCGTCATCACCGGAAAAGCCATTTATGAAAACCGGATTTCCCTGGAGGAAATCGGCCGTTATTACGCCAAAAACAGCTAA
- the hisH gene encoding imidazole glycerol phosphate synthase subunit HisH codes for MEVAIIKYNAGNIMSVELALKRLGVNATITADPEIIRKADRVIFPGVGEASTTMAWLREHKLDTLITGLKQPVLGICLGLQLMCSHSEEGDVDCLGIFPEKVKKFVPEPGQENITKVPHMGWNSISNLKSDLFGASLENQYVYFVHSYYAAAGDDTAAICNYITPFSAALHRDNFYATQFHPEKSGPVGARILENFINLKAR; via the coding sequence ATGGAAGTAGCCATTATTAAATACAATGCCGGAAACATCATGTCGGTTGAGCTGGCGCTGAAAAGACTGGGTGTGAATGCTACCATTACAGCCGATCCGGAAATTATCCGAAAGGCAGACCGGGTTATTTTCCCCGGCGTAGGTGAGGCATCCACTACCATGGCCTGGTTGCGGGAACACAAACTGGATACACTCATCACCGGCCTCAAACAACCTGTTTTGGGAATCTGTCTGGGCCTCCAGCTCATGTGCTCGCACAGCGAGGAAGGTGATGTGGATTGCCTGGGTATTTTTCCCGAAAAGGTAAAGAAATTTGTGCCGGAACCGGGACAGGAGAACATTACAAAAGTACCGCACATGGGATGGAACAGCATCAGTAACCTGAAAAGTGATTTGTTCGGTGCTTCGCTGGAGAACCAGTATGTTTACTTTGTCCATTCATATTACGCCGCCGCAGGAGACGACACCGCTGCCATTTGCAATTACATTACGCCGTTCAGTGCCGCTTTGCATCGCGATAATTTTTATGCAACACAATTTCATCCCGAAAAAAGCGGACCGGTTGGTGCGCGAATTCTGGAAAACTTTATCAACCTCAAAGCACGCTAA
- a CDS encoding TlpA disulfide reductase family protein: MQNYYNVIRLSVIVLLLTITVKAQSATNKTRKQKVPASYGYILEPGDKIPEFSMTMADSTKVSSTDWKGKVVMLQFTASWCGVCRHEMPHIEKEIWGKHKDNPDFVLIGIDRDEPVDVVKRYASDMKITYPLALDPGAHIFGLFADKAAGVTRNVVIDKTGKIVFMTRLYKTDEFNEMKKVIDSLLKQ, translated from the coding sequence ATGCAGAACTATTACAATGTAATTCGATTATCAGTTATCGTGCTCCTGCTGACAATTACAGTAAAAGCACAATCGGCAACCAACAAAACCAGAAAACAGAAAGTGCCGGCCAGTTATGGCTATATTCTGGAGCCGGGCGATAAGATTCCTGAATTTTCCATGACCATGGCCGATAGCACAAAAGTTTCCAGCACTGACTGGAAAGGTAAAGTGGTCATGCTCCAGTTTACAGCAAGCTGGTGCGGAGTTTGCCGTCACGAAATGCCGCACATTGAAAAGGAAATATGGGGAAAACACAAAGATAATCCTGATTTCGTCCTTATTGGAATAGATAGGGACGAGCCAGTGGACGTTGTAAAGCGTTATGCTTCCGATATGAAAATTACGTATCCACTTGCTCTTGACCCGGGTGCCCATATTTTCGGGCTGTTCGCTGATAAAGCGGCTGGCGTCACCCGGAATGTCGTCATCGATAAAACCGGAAAAATCGTTTTTATGACACGCCTCTATAAAACGGATGAGTTCAATGAGATGAAAAAAGTAATCGACTCATTACTTAAACAATAA
- the purU gene encoding formyltetrahydrofolate deformylase: MESIKSVHIEKNTAILLIHCPDQQGILVAVTEFLNRNKGNIIYLDQHVDREEKLFYMRVEWELDGFVIPREKIAEYFETLVAGRFHITFWLHFSDKPPRMAVFVSKLSHCLFDILARYTAGEWEVEVPLIISNHEKLAPVAQQFEIDFEYVPITKENKAEQEQKELQLLTDYKIDFVVLARYMQVLSDKFVKHYPNKIINIHHSFLPAFAGAKPYHAAHARGVKIIGATSHYVTPKLDAGPIIAQDVARISHIDTVNSLMRKGRDLEKIILSEAVYKHLERKILVYNNRTVVFN; the protein is encoded by the coding sequence GTGGAAAGTATTAAATCAGTACACATCGAAAAGAATACGGCTATCCTTCTGATTCACTGCCCCGACCAGCAAGGCATCCTGGTAGCTGTTACCGAATTCCTGAACCGGAACAAGGGTAACATTATTTACCTCGATCAACATGTTGACCGAGAGGAGAAATTATTCTACATGCGTGTCGAATGGGAACTGGACGGGTTTGTTATTCCCCGTGAAAAGATTGCCGAATATTTCGAGACACTGGTCGCCGGCCGCTTCCATATTACTTTTTGGCTCCACTTTTCGGATAAACCGCCGCGAATGGCCGTTTTTGTGTCCAAACTATCCCACTGCCTCTTTGACATCCTTGCCCGATACACTGCCGGGGAATGGGAAGTAGAAGTTCCACTAATTATCAGCAATCACGAGAAGCTGGCTCCCGTTGCACAGCAATTCGAAATTGATTTTGAATACGTACCGATAACGAAAGAAAATAAAGCAGAACAAGAACAAAAGGAACTACAGTTACTAACGGATTACAAAATAGACTTTGTTGTTCTAGCCAGGTACATGCAGGTTTTATCCGATAAATTTGTCAAACACTACCCCAACAAAATTATCAATATTCACCATTCATTCCTTCCGGCATTTGCAGGTGCCAAACCGTATCATGCTGCTCATGCCCGCGGTGTAAAAATTATCGGGGCAACCAGCCATTACGTAACCCCGAAGCTCGATGCCGGTCCAATCATTGCCCAGGATGTGGCCCGGATTTCCCACATCGACACGGTTAACAGCCTAATGAGAAAAGGACGTGATTTAGAGAAGATTATCCTAAGTGAAGCGGTCTACAAACATCTCGAACGAAAGATTCTTGTATATAATAACAGAACTGTTGTTTTCAACTAA
- the hisB gene encoding bifunctional histidinol-phosphatase/imidazoleglycerol-phosphate dehydratase HisB: MKKKKILFIDRDGTLVVEPPEDYQLDSLEKLEFIPGVFRNLYNIRNLLDFELVMVTNQDGLGTGSFPEENFLPAHNKMLKAFENEGITFDNIHIDRTFPEENAPTRKPGTALLQKYLGEEYDLSSSFVIGDRPTDVELSRNLGAKAIFFSAKEIENEELKAYCALTTNSWEEVFQFLATGERTATIERKTTETKISITIDLDGSGKGNISTGLGFFDHMLDQIARHSGCDLTIHVNGDLEVDEHHTIEDTGIALGNAFRQALGDKRGIERYGFCLPMDDCLAQVALDFGGRPWLVWESDFKREMIGDVPTEMFFHFFKSFSDAALCNLNIKAEGTNEHHKIEGIFKAFAKSIRMAIRKDPMKNSLPSTKGTL; encoded by the coding sequence ATGAAAAAGAAAAAAATACTCTTCATCGACAGGGACGGAACGCTGGTGGTTGAACCGCCGGAGGATTATCAGCTGGATTCACTGGAAAAGCTGGAATTCATTCCGGGCGTTTTTCGCAACCTGTATAACATCAGAAACCTGCTCGATTTTGAGCTGGTGATGGTGACCAACCAGGACGGACTGGGAACGGGTTCGTTTCCGGAAGAAAACTTCCTCCCGGCCCACAATAAAATGTTGAAAGCTTTCGAAAACGAAGGCATCACCTTCGACAACATACATATCGATCGCACATTCCCGGAAGAAAATGCTCCTACGCGAAAACCTGGCACCGCATTGTTGCAAAAATATCTTGGTGAAGAATACGATTTATCCAGTTCTTTTGTCATCGGCGATCGCCCGACCGATGTGGAACTGTCCAGGAATCTGGGAGCTAAAGCCATCTTCTTCTCTGCAAAGGAAATCGAAAACGAAGAATTAAAAGCTTACTGCGCTTTGACAACTAATAGCTGGGAAGAAGTCTTTCAATTCCTGGCAACAGGCGAACGAACCGCGACCATTGAGCGGAAGACAACTGAAACAAAAATTAGCATTACCATCGATTTGGATGGCTCCGGCAAAGGAAATATCTCCACCGGGCTGGGTTTTTTCGATCATATGCTCGACCAAATTGCCCGGCACTCCGGTTGCGACTTAACCATTCATGTAAATGGCGACCTCGAAGTGGACGAACACCATACCATTGAAGATACGGGTATTGCCCTTGGAAACGCCTTCCGGCAAGCGCTGGGTGATAAACGCGGCATTGAACGTTACGGCTTTTGCCTTCCGATGGACGATTGCCTGGCCCAGGTTGCCCTCGACTTTGGCGGCAGACCGTGGCTGGTGTGGGAATCAGATTTCAAGCGGGAAATGATTGGTGATGTTCCCACAGAGATGTTTTTCCACTTTTTTAAATCATTTTCCGATGCAGCACTCTGCAATTTGAACATTAAAGCGGAAGGAACAAATGAACATCATAAAATAGAAGGAATATTTAAAGCATTTGCCAAATCGATCCGGATGGCAATACGAAAAGATCCCATGAAAAATTCGTTGCCCTCGACTAAAGGAACGCTTTGA
- the hisC gene encoding histidinol-phosphate transaminase, which produces MTFDIQKLLRDNIRKLKPYSSARDEFSGEAAVFLDANENPFNAPYNRYPDPRQKELKSKIAPVKNIPAENIFLGNGSDEPIDLLIRAFCSPEVDSIVAIAPTYGMYRVAADVNDVKVIEAPLNADYTLSVKTVLNTVTPYTKMVFLCSPNNPTGNALKREAMLEIMNNFEGLVVVDEAYIDFCPEKSLLPLLAEHPNLVVLQTFSKAWGMAGIRLGMAFAGQDIIDVLNRIKYPYNINILTQLKAMELIGLEKEKSDWVKVLVSEREKLAEKLQEFPFVVKVFPSDANFLLVKTLDPRGIYNYLVDEKIIVRDRSGVALCEGSLRISVGSEMENQRLIEALETLV; this is translated from the coding sequence ATGACATTCGATATACAAAAACTGTTGCGCGACAACATCCGAAAATTGAAACCCTATTCTTCGGCTCGTGATGAATTTTCGGGCGAGGCCGCGGTTTTTCTCGATGCCAACGAAAATCCGTTCAATGCGCCGTACAACCGGTATCCCGACCCGAGGCAAAAAGAACTGAAAAGCAAGATTGCGCCGGTAAAAAACATACCTGCTGAAAACATCTTCCTCGGCAACGGAAGCGATGAGCCCATCGATTTGCTGATTCGGGCATTTTGTTCACCCGAAGTGGATAGCATCGTTGCCATCGCCCCCACCTACGGAATGTACCGTGTGGCTGCCGATGTGAACGATGTCAAAGTGATTGAAGCTCCATTGAATGCAGATTATACCCTCTCGGTGAAAACTGTTCTAAATACAGTCACACCCTATACCAAAATGGTTTTCCTCTGCTCCCCCAACAATCCTACCGGGAATGCTTTGAAAAGAGAAGCCATGCTGGAAATCATGAATAATTTCGAAGGTTTGGTTGTTGTTGATGAAGCCTATATCGACTTTTGCCCGGAGAAATCGCTTCTGCCATTACTGGCAGAGCATCCCAACCTGGTAGTTTTACAAACATTCTCGAAAGCATGGGGAATGGCTGGTATTCGACTGGGAATGGCATTTGCCGGCCAGGATATTATTGACGTACTGAACCGCATCAAATATCCGTACAATATCAATATCCTGACACAGCTAAAAGCGATGGAGCTGATCGGGTTAGAGAAAGAAAAATCAGACTGGGTAAAGGTTTTGGTTTCAGAAAGAGAAAAGCTGGCAGAGAAACTGCAGGAGTTTCCATTTGTCGTCAAGGTTTTTCCCAGCGATGCAAATTTCTTACTGGTGAAGACACTCGATCCGCGTGGAATTTACAATTACCTGGTCGATGAAAAAATTATTGTTCGCGACCGCTCCGGAGTCGCACTTTGTGAAGGTAGCCTGCGTATTAGTGTTGGTTCGGAGATGGAAAACCAACGATTGATTGAAGCTCTGGAAACATTGGTTTAA
- the hisD gene encoding histidinol dehydrogenase produces MQIHNYPLFNTWPKILSRPANNYSSINSTVRMILDNVKKKGDAAVRDYTRRFDGADLEEFRVSKDELEKAAQMIEPKLKEAIQKAAKNILAFHEIQKPPMRMVETTPGVKCWQKSVPIDKVGLYIPGGSAPLFSTVLMLGIPAQIAGCKEIILCTPPNEKGEIHPAILFAAGLVEVSRIYKIGGVQAIGAMAYGTETVPRVYKIFGPGNSWVTAAKQAVSVNDCAIDMPAGPSELAIMADESANPEFIAADLLSQAEHGPDSQVILVTTEEPLITKVLQAIDRQMSELPRAAIATKALENSRAILVNDEEQMVELINFYAPEHLIIATRNTTNHADRITNAGSVFLGNFTPESAGDYASGTNHTLPTQGWARSFSGLNLESFCKKITFQEISRDGIQQLGPIIEAMAEGELLFAHKNAATLRINSSDES; encoded by the coding sequence ATGCAGATTCACAATTATCCCCTATTTAATACCTGGCCCAAAATTCTTTCACGCCCGGCCAACAACTACTCTTCGATTAACAGTACCGTCAGGATGATTCTTGACAATGTGAAGAAGAAAGGTGATGCCGCTGTCCGTGATTATACGCGTCGTTTCGATGGAGCCGACCTGGAAGAATTCAGGGTAAGCAAGGACGAATTGGAAAAGGCTGCTCAAATGATTGAGCCCAAACTGAAAGAAGCCATCCAGAAAGCAGCTAAAAATATCCTCGCCTTTCACGAGATACAGAAGCCGCCCATGCGGATGGTTGAAACAACACCCGGCGTAAAATGCTGGCAAAAATCTGTACCGATCGATAAGGTTGGACTTTATATTCCAGGGGGATCTGCACCGTTGTTCTCCACTGTTTTAATGCTCGGTATTCCTGCTCAAATTGCCGGTTGCAAAGAGATTATTCTCTGTACGCCCCCTAATGAAAAAGGCGAAATTCATCCGGCTATCCTGTTTGCTGCCGGGTTGGTCGAAGTTTCCAGAATCTATAAAATTGGCGGAGTCCAAGCCATCGGAGCCATGGCTTATGGAACCGAGACCGTTCCCCGCGTATATAAAATCTTCGGCCCGGGCAACTCATGGGTTACCGCTGCAAAACAAGCCGTATCGGTTAACGATTGTGCTATTGATATGCCTGCCGGTCCATCGGAACTGGCCATTATGGCTGACGAATCGGCCAACCCTGAATTCATCGCAGCCGATTTGTTATCACAAGCAGAACACGGCCCCGATAGCCAGGTAATTCTGGTGACAACCGAAGAGCCTCTTATTACCAAGGTATTGCAGGCAATCGACAGGCAAATGTCAGAATTGCCACGTGCGGCTATTGCTACCAAAGCGTTGGAAAACAGTCGGGCTATTCTGGTGAACGACGAAGAGCAAATGGTTGAACTCATCAACTTTTATGCACCTGAGCACCTCATCATTGCCACACGAAATACCACCAACCACGCCGATCGTATTACCAATGCCGGATCTGTTTTTCTGGGCAATTTCACGCCTGAAAGTGCCGGGGACTATGCTTCCGGGACAAATCACACACTCCCGACACAGGGATGGGCCCGTTCATTCAGCGGACTAAACCTGGAAAGCTTCTGCAAAAAAATTACGTTTCAGGAAATTTCCAGGGACGGCATTCAGCAGTTGGGGCCTATCATCGAAGCTATGGCCGAGGGTGAATTGCTTTTCGCCCATAAGAATGCAGCGACTTTGCGTATCAACTCTAGCGATGAATCATAG
- the hisG gene encoding ATP phosphoribosyltransferase, with protein sequence MNSTLRIAIQTKGRLNEDSVGLIKETGIDLISGKRRLISAAKNFPMEVLYLRDDDIPQSVADGVADIGIVGLNEVAEKKQQVDIIKHLGFSKCRLSLAIPQSMAAEYPGPKWFNGTKIATSYPEVLKEFLAEKKIDADIHVITGSVEIAPGIGLADAIFDIVSSGSTLVSNRLKEVEVVMKSEAVLVANKKLSKEKQGILDELIFRIESVEMGKGKKYILLNAPNHKLDKIVEVLPGTTSPTVMPLAREGWSSLHSVIDDNEFWEVIGNLKKNGAEGILVVPIEKMIQ encoded by the coding sequence ATGAACTCAACATTACGCATCGCGATTCAGACCAAAGGCCGCCTGAATGAAGATTCAGTCGGTTTGATTAAAGAAACCGGCATTGATCTGATTTCCGGCAAGAGAAGACTCATCTCTGCAGCCAAAAATTTTCCCATGGAAGTTTTGTATCTTCGGGACGATGATATCCCACAGTCAGTTGCTGACGGCGTTGCTGATATCGGGATCGTTGGTTTAAACGAAGTGGCCGAGAAAAAGCAGCAGGTTGATATCATCAAACATTTGGGCTTCAGTAAGTGCCGTCTTTCACTGGCCATTCCACAGTCGATGGCCGCTGAATATCCTGGACCAAAATGGTTTAACGGGACGAAAATCGCCACCTCCTATCCGGAGGTTCTGAAGGAATTTTTGGCCGAGAAGAAAATTGATGCGGATATTCATGTGATTACCGGTTCTGTGGAAATTGCCCCGGGTATTGGTCTGGCTGATGCCATTTTCGATATTGTGAGTTCCGGAAGTACGTTGGTGAGCAACCGGCTGAAAGAAGTGGAAGTGGTAATGAAATCAGAGGCTGTTTTGGTTGCTAATAAAAAACTGTCCAAAGAGAAACAAGGCATCCTTGATGAGCTGATTTTCAGAATTGAGTCAGTGGAAATGGGGAAAGGGAAGAAATATATCCTGCTAAATGCACCAAACCATAAATTAGATAAAATTGTTGAAGTACTGCCCGGAACTACTTCTCCGACCGTAATGCCGCTGGCAAGAGAAGGCTGGAGTTCACTTCACTCTGTTATCGACGATAATGAATTTTGGGAAGTAATCGGTAACCTGAAGAAAAATGGAGCAGAGGGAATCCTGGTTGTACCCATTGAAAAAATGATACAATAA